DNA sequence from the Deltaproteobacteria bacterium genome:
CTCAATGAGTCATTCGTTCGCCAAGTGATTGACGACCTAGCGATAGACGAAGCTTCGTTTCGCACTTTAATGCCAATACGAACTCCGAACGACCACTACGTTTTGCTCCTCGACGCATGTGAGCAGGCGACTCCAAAGCTCAGCGCGCTGCTGGAAGAAGGGCTCTCGCAGGCTTACCATTATCGCCATGCTCGTGCGTTGGGGCAGTTGGGTGCTGCTCGTGTGGTTATTCTTAAAAATGCCGAAGAAGAGATGGCTCAATATCACGGCCGAGCGGGTAAACGTATCGGGGATATGAAGCAAAGCTATCTCGTGGGCACCCCCGCGGATTCAGAGCTTTGTCACAGCATGGCAACGGTTCAGGATATACCGCAATGAGTGAACGTTTTTTTAGCGGCTGGATGAACTGGATTGCGGGTAATCGCCTAATTTCGGTGTTGCTCGTATTGGTGGTCACTGGAATCGCTATCTGGGGCCAGGTCAGGCACCCGTTGATGATGGACAACAGCCCGGAAGCATTTGTTGGCAAAGATACGGATGTGCGGCGCGCGTTGGAATTGTTCCGCGAAGAGTTTGGGCATGATTCCCTTTTTATGATCTTGGTGGAGGGTGAGGTCTTTACAACTGAATTTTTAACACACTTGAAGAAATTGCATCAGGAGCTTGCATCTATTGATGTCATTCTAAGTGATCCACTTGAGCGGGCGCAGCGCAACGAAGATCTTACCGGTTTTACGGACTTTGATGACGCAGACGCTGGTGCTGCATGGGGAGATGAAAAAGGCGGCAGCATTTTCACGGAGGTGACATCGCTCATTAATGTTCGGGATACGACCTATGAGGCCGATGGATTACGCGTCGGTGGGCTCTTGGAGAGATGGCCTCTTGAGGATGAACTACCTGGGTTGAAGAAGAAAGTACTGGGTGAACGCTCCTATGTAGGGCGAGTGGTTGGCAAAGCGGGCCGGCACGCGATGGTGTTGATTCGAACAGTTGAAATCAGTCGCCGAGATACGACGAAGGTTTATTTAGCGGTGGACGAGGTTGTGCGCCGGTTGAGCCAGGAAGGCTTTGCGATTCACACCGCCGGGAATCCGGCTCTTGTTGCGCGCTCAGAAGAGTTATCTCTTCGGGACATGAAGCAGATATTCATTCTAAGCTGCTTGTTGATGGTGGTGGCATTAGGATGGGTATTTAGACATCCGGTCGGAATCATCGTTCCAGGATGCGTTATTGTTTTGTCCAATATTTGGACCTTCGGTTTGATGGCCTGGATGGATAAGCCGTCCACCTTCCTGACTTCAATTTTACCAGTGTTTCTCGTGGCGGTGGGTGTGGCCGATTCGATTCACTTCCAATCCGTTTACCGCGAATTGAAGGCTGGAGGTATGGAGAGCGCCAAAGCTTTGGCCAAAACGGGAAGCCTCACTGGACTTCCTATGCTTTTTACAACGCTCACAA
Encoded proteins:
- a CDS encoding GH3 auxin-responsive promoter, which gives rise to NEAGDLLAVDELELGESYSLVVSQRGGVVRYRMGDQVEAVSRVGNTPTIRFLGRNNRFSDLVGEKLNESFVRQVIDDLAIDEASFRTLMPIRTPNDHYVLLLDACEQATPKLSALLEEGLSQAYHYRHARALGQLGAARVVILKNAEEEMAQYHGRAGKRIGDMKQSYLVGTPADSELCHSMATVQDIPQ